The following proteins are co-located in the Manihot esculenta cultivar AM560-2 chromosome 7, M.esculenta_v8, whole genome shotgun sequence genome:
- the LOC110618502 gene encoding plant UBX domain-containing protein 1, translating into MFVDGSAPLPLKRRRLTTIDIMEAEAAKAKLAAVKEKVGRDVHVFETSALASSTNQVSDGEESDDFYEFTAEDYHRILAARKEDKYLKTKKIRDAEEAAHRSRITKAVIRVRFPDNHTLEVAFLPSEKIQSLFDFLLKVIARPELPFYLYTTPPKKQMKNLSQDFYSAGFIPGAIVYFSYDLPQGDDSAALSSGPFLGEEVMSLKGLELISEPTEPVQPAEPEPVTVVPSPVPQESKSAGKKPIKPKWLRM; encoded by the exons ATGTTTGTTGATGGTTCTGCACCTCTGCCTCTGAAGAGAAGGAGACTCACCACCATTGATATCATGGAAGCTGAAGCAGCTAag GCCAAGCTTGCAGCTGTCAAAGAAAAGGTTGGGCGGGATGTCCATGTTTTTGAAACATCAGCACTTGCTTCATCAACAAATCAAGTTTCTGATGGTG AGGAGTCAGATGATTTCTATGAGTTCACTGCAGAGGATTATCATAGAATATTGGCTGCAAGAAAGGAAG ATAAATATTTGAAGACAAAAAAAATTCGGGACGCAGAAGAAGCAGCTCACCGTTCAAGAATAACAAAG GCTGTGATTAGGGTTCGCTTTCCTGATAATCATACATTGGAGGTGGCTTTTCTTCCGTCAGAAAAGATTCAGAGCTTATTTGATTTTCTCTTAAAAGTGATTGCACGACCAGAACTGCCATTCTATTTAT ATACAACTCCTCCCAAGAAGCAAATGAAGAACTTGTCACAAGATTTTTACTCAGCTGGCTttattcctggtgcaattgtgTATTTTTCATATGATCTGCCACAAG GAGATGATTCTGCAGCTCTGAGTTCTGGTCCCTTCCTCGGAGAAGAGGTAATGTCTTTGAAAGGTTTGGAATTGATTTCAGAACCAACAGAGCCTGTTCAGCCTGCTGAACCAGAACCAGTAACGGTGGTTCCTTCCCCTGTTCCTCAAGAGTCCAAGTCTGCTGGGAAAAAACCCATCAAACCAAAGTGGCTGAGAATGTGA